The proteins below are encoded in one region of Apium graveolens cultivar Ventura chromosome 4, ASM990537v1, whole genome shotgun sequence:
- the LOC141720898 gene encoding E3 ubiquitin-protein ligase UPL2-like, which produces MATLRSSFPSRLRQLLSAQGAMRPSLKLVSETPPAIQVFIDKVIMCPLQDIELPLFGFRWEYGKGNFNHWRPLFLHFDTYFKAYISGRKDLLLTDELLEDDAPFPKQAVLQILRVMQIILDNCHNKVSFSGLEHFKLLLASTDPEILIASLETLSSLVKISPKLHFSGKLVGLGSINSCLLSLAQGWGSKEEGLGLYACVMLNEKSQEGGLSLFPSDLQNETDRSQYRVGSTLYLELHGVNSQNVKGAGVIHIPDLHLRKEDDLSLMEMCIKQYNVPPELRYLLLTRIRYAHSFRSSRICKLYSRVCLLSFGVLVQASDSHDKLVSFLANEPEYTNELIRIVKSEDTISGNIRTLAMHALGSQLAAYSSSNERALILSGSSISFSGVNRMILQNVLQRAILSMNSSNDPSSIAFVEALLQFYLLHVISTSSSRSSTRGSGIVPTFLPLFEDSDMSHLHLVFLAVKTLKKLMDYSNSAMALFRDLGGVELLMNRLHVEVDRVINATADDKLMNSGESSRHYDDIIYSQKRLIRVLLKALGSATYSPANTLRSQNNVSLPSTLSLIFKNLEFFGGDVYSSAVSVMSEIIHKDPTCFPVLDELGLPDAFLSSVVVGILPSSKALMCVPNGLGAICLNAKGLEAVKRTTALRFLVDIFTNRKYILAMSGAVVPLAKAVEELLRHVSSLKSVGVDLIIEIINKIFLIGDSKLTAPSEKVIGSTSMETDTDNKENRSCILVGETDPTLGGVNDEQFIQLSIFHVMVLVHKAMENSETCRLFVERSGIEALLALLLWPSIAQSSEGMSIAFYSTMVFKGFTQHHSAPLARAFCSCLKDQLKKALTAFDTVAGSFLLDPRVAPDSGIFSSLFVVEFLLFLGMSKEIRWVNALLTEFGNGSKDVLEDIGRVQREVLWQVALLEDAKLQIKDDDTESGEELRQSESSINEFEDQRVNSFREFLNPLLSRRMSGWSFESQIVDLINMYHDLTRASGLQQRQGRNGTSDLRLGASQRLHQPSATVSIGSSGKKEDDKQKSYYSSCCDMVKSLSSHITRLFQELERAMFLPSRRRDDSVNVSPSSKSVASIVASVSLDHMSFGGHVIGGLEVSVSVKCRYFGKVIDFIDSVLLDKPESCNPVILNALYGRGVVQSVLTTFEATSQLLFTVNRTPASPMDTDEGILKQDELDATDHSWIHGSLTSYGKLMDHLVTSSFILVPSTKHLLTQPVANGDIPFPRDAETLVKVLQSETLKVLLPVWTHPQFTDCNHDFIATVVSIIRHIYSGVEVKNVSNTIARSSGPPPNETTISTIVEMGFSRPRAEEALRQVGLNSVELAMEWLFSHPEEVQEDDELARALVMSLGSSGSDIQEDLANEISEQIEEEIVQLPPVGDLLSTCRKLLQMKDSLAFPVRDLLLLICSRNNGEYRSIVISYIIEQVKLSTAISDSGTSNMLASLFHVIALILNEDVASREVASVSGLVKVASDILSVWVSGLHDKGVPQVPNWVSAAFVAIDRLVQMDQKLSDDILELLKNSDDGSQRSLVIDDEKQHKLGLANGLKYIDIQEQKSLVEIACSSMRNELPCETTHAVLQLCSSLTRNHSVALSFLDAGGLPLLLSLPTSSMFVGFDNVAASIIRHILEDPQTLQQSMEYEIKHSIATAANRQSNGRLTPHNFLLNLTSVISRDPVIFLRAAQSVCQVEMVSERPYIVLLKEREKDKLKEKGKEKERGEEKDNSQSPDGKGVQGKLSDINLKIAKVHRKPPQSFVNVIELLLDSIITFFPMKNELASGDCLSSIDMDIDVAAIKGKGKAVASAPEEIEVNKQDSSASAAKIVFILKLLTEILLMYGSSVYVLLRKDAEVVSCRSLPHRDPAGICSGGILYHILHEFLPCSQNFRKDKKIVVDWRHELASKAGQFVVAACVRSAEARKRVFMEIGYVFKDFVDSSEGFRPPESIIQAFVDLLNDILVARTPTGSCISAEASVTFIDLGLVRSVTRTLHVLDLDHGDSPKVASGIVKILEVVTKEHVQAAENNTGKVESSTKPSEQGPAGRTDSGPNTSQAMETVLQPNVAYVPTDHVGSINSVQIYGGSENITDDMEHDQDYDGSAPPNEDDYMHETSDDARVLQTGLDTVGIRFEIQTNVRENLEEDDDEDMSGDEGEEDDEDGDHEEHNNLEEEVAYLPHTDTDQDDHEIDEDEFDEEILEEDDDEDADADEDEGLIIRLGDGVNGINMLDHIEAFDSDQNISNELHVMPVNLFGSRRQGRTTSIYNLLGRTGDSAASTQHPLLEEPASSLPSIPPRQLDNVRGIFAGRNSESSSLRMDSLFRSLRTGRHAHRLNLWADGNQQSGGSNASAVPQGLEDLLVSRLTLAEPKKLSGENTAVLHSKGEAIQPQGMVIETAAGDNRNSETNFTTPAPSSTSQDDSASCHIRPEVNELQQVADLSHSISQSVEMQFEHSGAVGRDVEGMSLAGIEATVGESLRGLDVEVGLDDAVPRSATDVPLHSANEVSEHPSQAGQAASAEEQQNGGDADSRSIDPAFLDALPEELRAEVLSAQQGQTAQPSNTEPEPQNEDIDPEFLAALPPDIREEVLAQQQAQRLHQSRELEGQPVEMDTVSIIATFPSELREEVLLTSSDAILANLTPALVAEANMLRERFAHRYNRTLFGMHARNRRGESSRRGDGIGSILDRTGGVILRRSLGSKTVEADGTPLVDIEDLKALVRLLRVVQPLYKGQLQSLLLNLCAHNETRTAIVKILMELLMLDMRRPTNLLGSLEPSCRLYACQSHVAYSRPQYFDGVPPLVSRRVLETLTYLARSHSLVAKLFFQFSVHQSAPESSRLDRTRGKAVMVDEDKIEKQEHQDEYLSIKLLLSLLNQPLYLRSVAHLEQLLNLLDVIIDNAESKSKSSDVPGSSLNEQISAQITTSVAEINTGFAGTSSGSDARSSKADDTSKLPVSNSKRELDSVDVLRNLPKEGLRFLCSLLALEGLSDKAYALVANVLKKLVTVVPVHCHLLISELAGSIQNLTKSAMNELHIFGEVENAILTATSSDGAAVLRVLQALSSLLATLSVKDNNGQVLSEKEHAAALALLGSINASLDPLWLELSTCVGKIEKYSDSPHDLSTSSVASTSKLSRVMPPLPSGTQNILPYLESFFVMCEKLNPVQTGTGHDLGGDVVSDVEEATTSDTKLKASGSAHKMDEKQIAFIKFSDKHRKLLNAFIRQNPGLLEKSFSLMLKVPRVIDFDNKRVHFRSKIKHDHHHGSLRISVRRAYILEDSYNQLRMRSAQDLKGRLTVHFQGEEGIDAGGLTREWYQLLSRVIFDKGALLFTTVGNESTFQPNPNSVYQTEHLSYFKFVGRVVAKALFDGQLLDVHFTRSFYKHILGVKVTYHDIEAIDPDYFKNLKWMLENDISDILDLTFSIDADEEKLILYERAQVTDYELCENGRNIRVTEENKHEYVDLVAEHRLTTAIRPQINAFLEGFNELIQRDLISIFNDKELELLISGLPDIDLDDLRMNTEYSGYSVASPVIQWFWEVVQGFSKEDKARLLQFVTGTSKVPLEGFSALQGISGSQKFQIHKAYGSPDHLPSAHTCFNQLDLPEYPSKQHLEDRLLLAIHEANEGFGFG; this is translated from the exons ATGGCAACCCTAAGATCGAGCTTTCCGTCGAGGCTGCGGCAACTCTTATCAGCCCAAGGAGCCATGAGGCCGTCCCTTAAACTCGTCTCCGAAACT CCTCCTGCGATACAGGTGTTCATTGATAAAGTCATCATGTGCCCATTACAAGATATAGAATTACCACTTTTCGGTTTTCGATGGGAGTACGGAAAG GGAAATTTTAATCACTGGAGGCCACTGTTTCTTCATTTTGATACGTACTTTAAAGCATATATATCAGGTAGGAAAGACCTCCTTTTGACAGATGAACTTTTAGAAGACGATGCCCCATTTCCAAAGCAGGCAGTCCTTCAAATTTTACGGGTGATGCAGATCATTTTGGACAACTGCCACAACAAGGTCTCATTTAGTGGCTTGGAG CATTTCAAGCTCTTGCTTGCTTCAACAGATCCTGAGATTCTGATAGCATCTTTGGAGACTCTCTCGTCATTGGTGAAAATTTCTCCGAAACTGCATTTTAGTGGAAAGTTGGTTGGATTGGGTTCGATAAACTCTTGTCTGCTATCACTAGCACAGGGGTGGGGAAGCAAAGAAGAGGGTTTGGGTTTATACGCATGTGTCATGTTAAATGAGAAAAGCCAGGAGGGAGGGCTCAGTTTGTTTCCTTCTGATCTACAGAATGAAACTGATAGATCACAATATCGGGTAGGATCCACTCTTTATCTTGAATTGCATGGTGTCAATTCTCAAAATGTTAAAGGCGCAGGTGTTATTCACATCCCTGATCTCCATTTGCGGAAGGAAGATGATCTCTCCCTCATGGAAATGTGTATTAAACAGTACAATGTTCCTCCCGAATTAAGATATCTATTGTTAACCAGAATCAGATATGCTCATTCTTTCCGGTCATCTAGAATATGCAAGCTGTACAGCAGGGTTTGCCTTCTTTCCTTTGGTGTACTTGTCCAGGCTAGTGATTCACACGATAAACTAGTGTCGTTCCTTGCTAATGAGCCTGAGTACACAAATGAATTGATCAGGATTGTGAAATCTGAAGATACAATCTCCGGAAATATCAGAACACTGGCAATGCATGCCTTGGGATCTCAGTTAGCTGCGTATTCATCATCTAATGAAAGGGCACTTATTTTGAGTGGATCAAGCATCAGTTTTTCTGGGGTAAATCGAATGATTCTCCAAAATGTTCTACAGAGAGCTATTTTATCAATGAATAGCTCCAATGACCCATCATCAATTGCTTTTGTTGAAGCTCtcctgcaattttatctgcttcatgtcatatctACATCAAGTTCACGTAGTAGTACTCGTGGGTCAGGAATAGTGCCCACATTTTTGCCTCTATTTGAAGATTCTGATATGTCGCATCTGCACCTTGTGTTTTTAGCTGTGAAGACTCTTAAAAAGCTCATGGACTACAGTAATTCAGCAATGGCTCTCTTTAGAGACTTAGGGGGAGTGGAGCTTCTGATGAATAGATTGCATGTAGAAGTAGACAGAGTGATAAATGCAACTGCTGATGATAAGTTGATGAACAGTGGTGAATCCTCAAGGCATTATGATGACATTATCTATTCTCAGAAGAGGCTTATCAGGGTTTTATTGAAAGCACTAGGATCTGCTACGTATTCACCAGCAAACACATTAAGATCTCAGAACAATGTCTCCTTACCCTCCACTCTTTCCCTCATTTTTAAGAATTTAGAATTTTTTGGCGGTGATGTATATTCCTCAGCTGTGTCAGTTATGAGTGAAATTATTCATAAAGACCCAACTTGTTTTCCTGTTCTGGATGAATTGGGTCTTCCGGATGCTTTTCTGTCATCAGTTGTAGTGGGAATACTTCCTTCGTCTAAGGCTCTTATGTGTGTTCCAAATGGCCTTGGTGCAATTTGTCTCAATGCAAAAGGCCTAGAGGCTGTGAAAAGAACTACAGCGTTACGGTTCCTTGTTGACATATTCACGAACAGGAAGTATATATTAGCAATGAGTGGTGCTGTTGTTCCTCTGGCAAAAGCTGTTGAAGAGCTTTTGCGCCATGTATCTTCGTTGAAGAGTGTTGGTGTTGATTTAATCATTGAAATTATCAATAAGATTTTCTTGATAGGGGACTCGAAGCTTACTGCACCCTCGGAAAAAGTAATCGGAAGTACGTCAATGGAAACGGATACTGACAATAAGGAAAACCGGAGTTGTATACTGGTTGGTGAAACAGATCCAACTCTGGGAGGAGTCAATGATGAACAATTTATCCAACTTAGCATATTTCATGTGATGGTCCTGGTTCACAAAGCAATGGAAAATTCTGAAACATGTAGGTTATTCGTGGAGAGGTCAGGAATCGAAGCTTTACTTGCGCTTCTATTATGGCcgagtattgcacagtcatcagaaggaatgtcaattgCTTTCTACAGCACCATGGTCTTTAAGGGTTTCACCCAACATCACTCTGCTCCTCTGGCACGTGCATTTTGTTCCTGTCTTAAGGATCAATTGAAAAAGGCTCTGACAGCATTTGACACAGTTGCAGGTTCCTTTTTGCTGGACCCTAGAGTGGCACCAGATAGTGGGATATTTTCTTCACTTTTTGTTGTTGAATTTCTTCTATTTCTTGGTATGTCAAAAGAAATTCGCTGGGTAAATGCACTGCTTACAGAATTTGGTAATGGTAGCAAggatgttttggaagatattggtcgtgttcaacgaGAAGTTCTGTGGCAAGTTGCTCTGCTTGAAGATGCTAAGCTTCAGATAAAAGACGATGATACTGAATCTGGAGAGGAGCTGCGGCAGTCAGAATCAAGTATTAATGAATTTGAAGACCAAAGAGTCAACTCATTTAGGGAATTTCTTAATCCTTTGTTAAGCAGAAGAATGTCAGGTTGGAGTTTTGAATCCCAAATTGTTGATCTTATAAATATGTATCATGATCTTACTCGTGCATCCGGCCTTCAACAAAGACAGGGCAGGAATGGCACTTCAGATTTGCGGCTGGGAGCCAGCCAGCGTCTGCATCAGCCTAGTGCCACTGTTAGCATTGGGTCTAGTGGCAAGAAGGAAGATGACAAACAGAAATCTTATTATTCTTCTTGCTGTGACATGGTGAAGTCACTGTCTTCTCATATCACTCGTTTATTTCAGGAGCTGGAAAGAGCGATGTTTCTTCCCTCTCGTCGACGAGATGATTCGGTAAACGTGTCTCCTTCCTCAAAATCAGTGGCTTCTATTGTTGCTTCTGTATCCCTTGACCATATGAGTTTTGGAGGTCATGTTATCGGGGGGTTGGAGGTATCTGTTTCTGTCAAATGTCGTTACTTTGGTAAGGTTATAGATTTTATTGATAGTGTTCTTCTTGATAAGCCAGAATCGTGCAATCCTGTTATTTTAAATGCTTTATATGGACGCGGGGTTGTTCAGTCAGTTTTGACCACATTCGAGGCTACCAGTCAGCTGCTTTTTACAGTTAACAGAACTCCTGCATCTCCGATGGACACTGATGAGGGGATTCTAAAGCAGGATGAATTAGATGCAACTGATCATTCATGGATACATGGTTCATTAACTAGCTATGGTAAATTGATGGATcaccttgtaacttcatcttttataCTAGTCCCGTCTACGAAACACTTGCTGACACAGCCTGTAGCGAATGGAGATATACCATTTCCTCGGGATGCCGAGACATTAGTGAAAGTCTTGCAATCCGAAACACTCAAGGTACTGCTACCTGTTTGGACACACCCCCAGTTTACTGACTGCAATCATGATTTCATTGCAACTGTTGTTTCTATCATTCGACACATTTATTCTGGGGTGGAAGTGAAAAATGTGAGCAATACTATAGCACGTTCATCTGGTCCTCCACCAAATGAAACTACTATTTCCACAATTGTAGAGATGGGGTTTTCCAGGCCTCGGGCTGAAGAGGCATTAAGACAGGTTGGATTAAATAGCGTAGAGCTTGCAATGGAATGGTTGTTCTCACATCCAGAAGAAGTACAAGAAGACGATGAATTAGCACGTGCACTTGTTATGTCTCTTGGAAGTTCTGGGTCAGATATACAAGAAGATCTTGCGAATGAGATCAGTGAGCAGATAGAGGAAGAAATTGTTCAACTTCCTCCAGTTGGAGACTTGCTATCAACTTGTAGAAAGCTTCTGCAAATGAAGGACTCCTTGGCTTTTCCAGTTAGAGACCTTCTTTTACTGATATGTTCCCGAAACAATGGGGAATACAGATCAATTGTTATTTCATACATCATAGAGCAGGTGAAGCTCTCTACCGCAATCTCTGACAGTGGTACTAGTAACATGCTAGCCTCACTTTTTCATGTTATTGCTCTAATTCTGAATGAAGATGTGGCGTCACGAGAAGTGGCTTCAGTGAGCGGACTGGTCAAGGTTGCCTCAGATATACTTTCTGTCTGGGTTTCTGGTTTACATGATAAGGGAGTCCCCCAAGTTCCTAATTGGGTTTCAGCTGCTTTTGTTGCTATTGATCGACTTGTGCAGATGGATCAGAAACTTAGTGATGATATTTTGGAGCTGTTGAAGAACAGTGATGATGGTAGTCAGAGGTCTTTGGTAATAGATGATGAGAAACAACACAAGCTGGGGTTGGCCAATGGATTGAAGTATATTGATATACAGGAGCAGAAAAGCCTTGTTGAGATTGCTTGTTCTTCTATGAGAAATGAGCTTCCTTGTGAAACAACACATGCTGTTCTACAATTATGTTCTTCACTTACCAGAAACCATTCTGTAGCACTTAGTTTTCTTGATGCAGGGGGTTTGCCTTTGTTGCTTTCCTTGCCAACTAGTAGTATGTTTGTTGGGTTTGACAATGTTGCTGCTTCTATAATCCGACATATTCTTGAAGATCCCCAGACACTGCAGCAATCAATGGAATATGAGATTAAGCATAGTATTGCAACTGCTGCTAACCGACAGTCCAATGGTAGACTCACACCTCACAACTTTCTCCTAAATTTAACCTCTGTCATTTCGCGAGATCCTGTAATCTTTCTGCGGGCTGCACAATCTGTATGCCAAGTTGAGATGGTAAGTGAAAGACCATATATAGTGTTACTCAAAGAACGCGAGAAGGATAAGCTAAAAGAGAAAGGGAAGGAGAAAGAAAGGGGAGAGGAGAAGGACAACTCACAGTCTCCTGATGGAAAGGGTGTGCAGGGAAAACTTTCtgatataaatttaaaaattgcTAAAGTTCATAGGAAACCTCCACAGAGTTTTGTTAATGTAATAGAGCTTCTTTTGGATTCAATTATTACTTTTTTCCCTATGAAAAATGAATTGGCGTCAGGCGATTGTTTATCATCAATAGATATGGACATTGATGTTGCTGCAATTAAGGGTAAAGGAAAGGCCGTTGCCTCTGCTCCTGAAGAGATTGAAGTCAACAAACAGGACTCTTCTGCATCCGCGGCAAAGATTGTGTTTATTTTGAAGCTCTTAACTGAGATTCTGTTGATGTATGGTTCATCTGTTTATGTTCTCCTCCGGAAAGATGCTGAGGTTGTTAGTTGTAGATCTCTTCCTCATAGGGATCCTGCTGGAATATGCTCTGGTGGTATACTTTACCACATTCTCCATGAATTTCTTCCATGTTCCCAAAACTTTAGGAAGGACAAGaaaattgtggttgattggaggCATGAGCTGGCAAGCAAGGCTGGTCAGTTTGTAGTTGCTGCTTGCGTTCGTTCCGCGGAGGCAAGGAAGAGGGTGTTTATGGAAATTGGTTATGTTTTTAAGGATTTTGTTGATTCTTCTGAAGGTTTCAGACCACCAGAAAGCATCATCCAAGCTTTTGTTGATTTGCTCAATGATATTTTGGTTGCTCGTACACCCACAGGTTCTTGCATTTCAGCTGAAGCTTCTGTCACTTTCATAGATTTAGGTCTGGTGAGATCAGTTACTCGGACTCTACATGTCTTGGACTTGGATCATGGTGATTCACCTAAGGTTGCTTCTGGGATTGTGAAAATTCTTGAGGTGGTTACCAAAGAACATGTTCAGGCCGCTGAAAATAATACCGGGAAAGTTGAAAGCTCCACAAAGCCTTCTGAGCAAGGTCCGGCTGGAAGAACAGATAGCGGTCCTAACACATCACAAGCTATGGAAACTGTGCTTCAACCAAATGTGGCTTATGTGCCAACTGATCATGTAGGGTCTATTAACTCTGTACAGATTTATGGTGGATCTGAGAATATCACCGATGATATGGAACATGACCAGGATTATGATGGATCTGCTCCACCAAATGAAGATGATTACATGCATGAAACTTCAGATGATGCAAGGGTTCTACAAACTGGACTTGATACTGTAGGCATAAGATTTGAAATTCAGACTAATGTCCGAGAAAATCTTGAGGAAGATGATGACGAGGATATGTCAGGTGATGAAGGTGAAGAAGACGATGAAGACGGGGATCATGAGGAACACAATAACCTTGAAGAAGAAGTTGCATATCTGCCACATACTGATACAGATCAAGATGACCATGAAATCGATGAAGATGAGTTCGATGAAGAGATATTAGAGGAGGATGACGATGAAGACGCTGACGCTGACGAGGATGAAGGTCTTATAATTAGGCTGGGTGATGGAGTGAATGGAATTAATATGTTAGACCATATTGAGGCCTTTGATAGTGATCAAAACATTTCCAATGAACTTCATGTGATGCCTGTTAATCTCTTCGGCTCAAGACGTCAAGGACGTACTACCTCAATATACAATCTCCTAGGGAGAACAGGTGACAGTGCTGCTTCCACCCAGCATCCACTCTTGGAGGAGCCTGCTTCTTCGTTGCCCAGTATCCCCCCCAGACAATTAG ATAATGTACGTGGCATTTTTGCTGGAAGGAATTCTGAGAGCTCTTCCTTGAGAATGGATTCTCTTTTCAGGTCATTGAGAACTGGACGCCATGCACACCGACTAAACTTGTGGGCAGATGGTAACCAGCAAAGTGGTGGGTCAAATGCTTCTGCTGTTCCTCAAGGCCTTGAAGATTTGCTTGTGTCCCGATTGACGCTTGCAGAACCAAAGAAACTCTCAGGCGAAAACACAGCGGTACTTCATAGTAAAGGTGAGGCAATACAACCACAAGGGATGGTAATAGAGACTGCTGCTGGAGATAACAGAAACAGTGAGACCAATTTCACAACACCTGCACCCTCTTCCACTTCGCAGGATGATTCTGCCAGTTGTCATATTAGACCAGAAGTAAATGAATTGCAGCAAGTTGCGGATTTGTCACATTCTATTTCTCAATCTGTTGAAATGCAGTTCGAGCACAGTGGTGCTGTTGGACGAGATGTTGAAGGCATGAGCCTGGCAGGAATTGAGGCAACAGTTGGGGAGAGCCTTCGTGGTCTAGATGTTGAAGTTGGCCTTGATGATGCTGTGCCCCGAAGTGCAACGGATGTTCCTCTTCACAGTGCAAATGAGGTCTCAGAACATCCCAGTCAAGCAGGCCAGGCTGCTTCAGCTGAGGAACAGCAGAATGGTGGTGATGCTGACTCTCGATCAATTGACCCAGCCTTCCTTGATGCTCTTCCTGAGGAGTTGCGTGCAGAGGTTCTTTCTGCTCAGCAGGGTCAAACTGCCCAGCCTTCAAATACTGAGCCTGAGCCTCAGAATGAAGATATTGATCCTGAATTTCTTGCAGCGCTCCCTCCAGACATTAGAGAAGAAGTTTTAGCTCAGCAACAGGCGCAAAGGTTACATCAATCACGCGAATTGGAGGGACAGCCTGTGGAAATGGACACAGTTTCGATAATTGCTACTTTTCCTTCAGAATTACGGGAAGAG GTTCTTTTGACATCATCTGATGCAATCCTTGCCAATCTTACACCTGCTCTTGTTGCGGAGGCAAATATGCTGCGTGAGAGATTTGCACACCGTTATAACAGGACCCTCTTTGGCATGCATGCAAGGAATCGTCGCGGGGAATCTTCTAGACGCGGCGATGGTATTGGGTCTATTCTGGATAGAACTGGGGGAGTTATTCTTCGTAGATCTTTGGGAAGTAAGACAGTTGAAGCTGATGGCACTCCTTTGGTTGATATTGAAGATCTGAAGGCATTGGTTCGGCTGCTTCGTGTTGTCCAG CCACTTTATAAAGGTCAGCTACAGAGTCTTCTCTTGAATTTGTGTGCTCACAATGAAACCAGAACTGCTATAGTGAAAATTCTTATGGAGTTGCTGATGCTTGATATGAGAAGGCCCACTAATCTTTTGGGTTCTTTAGAACCGTCATGTAGGTTGTATGCTTGTCAAAGCCATGTGGCATATTCTCGTCCTCAATATTTTGATG GTGTTCCGCCTTTAGTATCTCGGCGTGTTCTGGAAACTCTAACCTACTTGGCTCGAAGTCATTCATTGGTGGCGAAACTTTTCTTCCAATTTAGCGTGCATCAATCTGCACCTGAATCTTCTAGACTTGATAGGACTCGCGGAAAAGCTGTCATGGTTGATGAAGACAAGATTGAAAAACAGGAGCATCAGGATGAATACTTATCCATCAAATTGCTTCTGAGTCTATTGAATCAACCTTTATATTTGAGAAGTGTAGCCCATCTTGAACAG CTGCTAAATCTGTTAGATGTCATCATTGATAATGCTGAAAGCAAATCAAAATCTTCAGATGTGCCTGGATCATCTTTAAATGAACAAATATCCGCCCAGATTACCACATCTGTTGCTGAAATAAATACAGGTTTTGCTGGCACGTCATCTGGCTCTGATGCTAGGTCTTCCAAGGCTGATGACACCTCCAAACTCCCAGTTAGCAATTCAAAGAGAGAGCTTGATTCTGTAGATGTTTTGCGTAATCTTCCTAAAGAAGGACTTCGTTTTCTATGTTCACTTCTTGCCCTTGAAGG TCTGTCAGATAAAGCTTATGCCTTGGTAGCCAATGTATTAAAGAAGCTGGTCACAGTTGTGCCTGTACATTGTCATCTATTAATTTCTGAACTAGCCGGGTCTATACAAAACCTCACCAAATCAGCTATGAATGAGTTACATATATTTGGGGAAGTTGAGAATGCTATCCTCACAGCAACATCTTCTGATGGAGCTGCTGTCCTTAGGGTTTTACAGGCACTAAGCTCTCTTCTTGCTACCCTGTCTGTGAAAGATAATAATGGTCAAGTTCTTTCTGAAAAAGAGCACGCTGCTGCCCTTGCTCTGCTTGGGAGCATTAATGCTTCTTTAGATCCTTTGTGGTTAGAGCTGAGCACCTGCGTGGGCAAAATTGAAAAATATTCAGATTCCCCACATGATTTGTCAACCTCTTCCGTGGCTTCAACATCAAAACTGTCTCGTGTAATGCCTCCACTTCCTTCCGGAACACAAAATATACTACCATACTTAGAATCCTTCTTTGTGATGTGTGAGAAGTTAAATCCTGTGCAGACCGGAACAGGTCATGATCTTGGTGGTGATGTAGTTTCTGATGTTGAAGAAGCTACCACTTCTGATACTAAGCTAAAAGCTTCAGGGTCTGCTCATAAAATGGATGAAAAGCAAATTGCATTCATTAAATTTTCGGACAAGCACAGAAAGCTTCTCAATGCTTTTATTCGGCAAAATCCTGGTTTGCTTGAGAAGTCTTTCTCACTTATGCTGAAGGTTCCCCGCGTTATTGATTTTGACAACAAACGTGTTCACTTTAGATCCAAAATTAAGCATGACCACCATCACGGTTCTTTGAGAATTTCTGTTAGAAGAGCTTACATTCTAGAAGATTCATATAATCAGTTGCGCATGAGGTCCGCACAAGATTTGAAGGGAAGACTGACTGTTCACTTTCAAGGGGAGGAAGGTATAGATGCAGGAGGACTTACCCGGGAATGGTATCAGTTGTTATCTAGGGTTATTTTTGACAAGGGAGCACTATTATTTACCACAGTTGGGAACGAATCAACATTTCAGCCGAATCCCAACTCTGTTTACCAAACGGAACACTTGTCATATTTTAAGTTTGTTGGAAGAGTT GTTGCGAAAGCGCTGTTTGATGGTCAACTTCTAGATGTTCATTTCACAAGATCCTTTTACAAGCATATTCTTGGAGTTAAAGTGACTTATCATGACATTGAGGCTATTGATCCTGATTATTTTAAAAACTTAAAGTGGATGCTTGAG AATGATATCAGTGACATCTTAGACTTGACATTTAGCATAGACGCAGATGAAGAGAAACTAATTTTATATGAACGGGCACAA GTGACTGATTACGAACTCTGTGAAAATGGCCGCAATATTCGCGTTACTGAGGAAAACAAGCATGAATATGTTGACTTGGTCGCGGAACATCGTTTAACTACTGCCATTCGTCCTCAGATTAATGCATTTTTGGAggggttcaatgaattgattCAAAGAGATTTAATATCTATCTTTAATGATAAGGAGTTGGAACTTTTAATTAGCGGGTTACCGGATATTGATT TGGATGACTTGAGAATGAATACCGAGTATTCGGGGTATAGCGTAGCATCTCCTGTTATACAGTGGTTTTGGGAGGTTGTACAAGGATTTAGCAAGGAGGACAAAGCACGCCTCTTACAGTTTGTTACTGGCACCTCCAAG GTGCCTTTAGAAGGGTTTAGTGCTCTACAAGGAATTTCGGGGTCCCAGAAGTTCCAAATTCACAAGGCATATGGCAGCCCAGATCACTTGCCTTCGGCCCATACATG TTTCAACCAATTGGATTTACCGGAGTATCCATCCAAGCAACATTTGGAGGATAGACTGCTTCTTGCTATCCATGAAGCGAATGAAGGTTTTGGGTTTGGTTAG